One genomic segment of Occultella kanbiaonis includes these proteins:
- a CDS encoding sensor histidine kinase, producing the protein MRTLHDVCAVDPRRPPREVTAVMMVGLAALAGLTLVSMISNASSTAFVVLDVGVAVASVLCVPLLARRPVPGAAALALLATLSPIATTGSTMGTYYVARNAPLPDAVGIAVIGFGANLVQFLWRPMPGIDTFWFVLLDAAAHAALLGVGALFRSREQLIRSLLERAALAEADRDRHADEARLAERSRIAREMHDVLAHRLSLLATYAGALEYRPDAPPEQVARAAGVLRTGTHEALEDLREVIGVLRLPDGDGPDRPRPQPDVPEIGRLIATARASGMDIAYSAGYADPTSLPGASARTGYRIVQEALTNARKHAPGAPVRVRVAGEPGEGLNIEVSNDAATRSADATLVGSSAGLIGLAERVDLAHGRLTHGPHAQGFRVVAWLPWPR; encoded by the coding sequence ATGAGGACACTGCACGATGTCTGCGCCGTCGATCCGCGGCGTCCGCCGCGGGAGGTCACGGCCGTGATGATGGTCGGGCTGGCTGCGCTGGCCGGCCTGACCCTGGTGAGCATGATCTCGAACGCGTCGTCGACGGCGTTCGTGGTCCTGGACGTCGGCGTCGCCGTGGCGTCGGTGTTGTGCGTGCCGCTGCTGGCGCGCCGGCCGGTGCCGGGCGCCGCCGCGCTCGCCCTGTTGGCGACGTTGTCCCCGATCGCGACCACCGGGTCCACCATGGGCACGTACTACGTGGCCCGGAACGCCCCGCTGCCGGACGCCGTCGGGATCGCCGTGATCGGGTTCGGCGCCAACCTCGTGCAGTTCCTGTGGCGGCCGATGCCGGGTATCGACACCTTCTGGTTCGTGCTCCTCGACGCCGCCGCGCACGCGGCTCTGCTCGGCGTCGGCGCCCTGTTCCGCTCCCGCGAGCAGCTGATCAGATCCCTGCTGGAGCGGGCCGCCCTCGCCGAGGCGGACCGGGATCGGCACGCGGACGAGGCCCGGCTCGCCGAGCGGTCCCGGATCGCCCGGGAGATGCATGACGTGCTGGCCCACCGGCTATCGCTGCTGGCCACGTACGCAGGTGCGCTGGAGTACCGGCCGGACGCCCCGCCCGAGCAGGTCGCCCGGGCCGCCGGGGTGCTGCGCACGGGCACCCACGAGGCCCTCGAGGACCTCCGTGAGGTGATCGGCGTGCTCCGCCTGCCCGACGGCGACGGACCCGACCGGCCCCGGCCGCAGCCCGACGTGCCCGAGATCGGGCGGCTGATCGCCACGGCGCGCGCCTCGGGCATGGACATCGCCTACTCCGCCGGCTACGCGGACCCGACGAGCCTGCCCGGTGCAAGTGCACGGACCGGCTACCGGATCGTGCAGGAGGCCCTGACGAACGCCCGCAAGCACGCACCCGGCGCCCCGGTGCGGGTGCGCGTGGCCGGCGAGCCGGGCGAGGGCCTGAACATCGAGGTCAGCAACGACGCCGCGACCCGGTCCGCCGACGCGACGCTCGTGGGCTCCTCGGCCGGCCTGATCGGCCTGGCCGAGCGGGTCGACCTCGCGCACGGCCGGCTCACCCACGGGCCGCACGCCCAGGGTTTTCGGGTCGTCGCCTGGCTACCATGGCCACGGTGA
- a CDS encoding response regulator transcription factor encodes MATVTHSAQPGTQGSGPERTLRVLLVDDDALVRAGLTMMLDGTTAAGTTVRVVGEAGDGDEVPDALAAHPCDVVLMDLRMPRVDGITATERLRSASDAPEVVVLTTFHTDAEIVGALRAGASGYLLKDTPPAEIVTALARVADGDAVLSPEVTRHLIARTVGEVGPRESARKRLDRLSEREAEVAREIARGATNAEIAGALFLSVATVKAYVSTVLTKLGVGNRTQIALLVHDGGWLEA; translated from the coding sequence ATGGCCACGGTGACCCACAGCGCGCAGCCAGGAACGCAGGGATCAGGGCCGGAGCGCACGCTCCGGGTCCTGCTGGTGGACGACGACGCACTCGTCCGGGCCGGGCTGACCATGATGCTCGACGGCACCACCGCGGCCGGGACCACGGTGCGGGTGGTCGGCGAGGCGGGCGACGGCGACGAGGTCCCCGATGCCCTCGCCGCGCATCCCTGCGACGTGGTCCTCATGGACCTGCGGATGCCGCGGGTGGACGGGATCACCGCGACCGAGCGGCTGCGCTCGGCCTCCGACGCGCCGGAGGTCGTCGTGCTGACGACGTTCCACACCGATGCCGAGATCGTCGGGGCCTTGCGGGCCGGCGCGAGCGGGTACCTGCTCAAGGACACGCCGCCCGCCGAGATCGTGACCGCGCTGGCCAGGGTGGCCGACGGCGACGCGGTGCTCTCGCCCGAGGTCACCCGGCATCTCATCGCCCGCACGGTCGGCGAGGTCGGCCCCCGGGAGTCCGCCCGCAAGCGACTGGACCGGCTCAGCGAGCGGGAGGCGGAGGTGGCCCGCGAGATCGCCCGCGGCGCCACGAACGCGGAGATCGCGGGCGCGCTGTTCCTGTCGGTGGCCACCGTGAAGGCGTACGTCTCGACGGTCCTGACCAAGCTCGGGGTGGGCAACCGCACCCAGATCGCGCTGCTCGTGCACGACGGCGGGTGGCTGGAGGCGTAG
- a CDS encoding TetR/AcrR family transcriptional regulator, with protein sequence MRSTTTGSDRSVDDLTARARIRDAAVRRFATDGLTAPLRTIAADAGVSPGLILHHFGSRDGLREACDQFVLDEMFRADDELLRDGGASTAAAWLSGLGQHSAMVGYMLRLLQHGGPVLTAFVDRMVAATADYLEAGVADGSIRPSLAPKARARYVVESSLGALLLRMPAARDRLDLDALAGLLQAYTEEITVPSLELYTEGLLVDRSLLDAFAASLPGESPATEPEDGR encoded by the coding sequence GTGCGTTCAACCACGACCGGTTCGGACCGGTCCGTAGATGACCTGACCGCCCGCGCTCGCATCCGCGACGCGGCGGTCAGGCGTTTCGCGACCGACGGACTCACCGCACCGTTGCGGACCATCGCGGCCGACGCAGGGGTCAGCCCGGGCCTGATCCTGCACCACTTCGGCTCCCGGGACGGGTTGCGTGAGGCGTGCGACCAGTTCGTGCTGGACGAGATGTTCCGAGCCGATGATGAACTGCTGCGTGACGGCGGCGCGAGCACGGCGGCGGCGTGGCTGTCCGGCCTCGGTCAGCACAGTGCCATGGTCGGCTACATGCTGCGCCTCCTGCAGCACGGCGGACCGGTGCTGACCGCGTTCGTGGACAGGATGGTCGCCGCCACCGCGGACTACCTCGAGGCCGGGGTGGCGGACGGTTCGATCCGGCCGAGCCTGGCGCCGAAGGCCCGGGCGCGGTACGTCGTCGAGTCCAGTCTCGGCGCCCTGCTGCTCCGGATGCCGGCGGCCCGGGACCGTCTCGATCTGGACGCGCTCGCGGGCCTCCTGCAGGCCTACACCGAGGAGATCACGGTGCCGAGCCTCGAGCTCTACACCGAGGGCCTGCTCGTCGACCGCAGCCTGCTGGACGCGTTCGCCGCCAGCCTGCCGGGCGAGTCCCCGGCCACCGAACCGGAAGATGGAAGGTAG
- a CDS encoding YchJ family protein, with the protein MSLERACSCGSGAAYDACCGPLHRQERYASTAEELMRSRYCGYAVGALDHVFRTWHPRTRPAEIEPTAGLTWLGLTIVATDAGGPDDRDGVVEFRARYSTVAGPGELHERSTFTRRAGRWVYVDGDIDP; encoded by the coding sequence GTGAGTCTCGAACGGGCCTGCTCGTGCGGGAGCGGCGCGGCCTACGACGCCTGTTGCGGCCCACTGCACCGGCAGGAGCGGTACGCGAGCACCGCGGAGGAACTGATGCGGTCCCGGTACTGCGGGTACGCCGTCGGGGCCCTGGACCACGTGTTCCGGACCTGGCACCCGCGCACCCGGCCCGCGGAAATCGAGCCCACGGCCGGGTTGACCTGGCTCGGCCTGACGATCGTGGCCACCGACGCCGGCGGGCCGGACGACCGTGACGGCGTCGTCGAGTTCCGGGCCAGGTACTCCACCGTCGCGGGTCCGGGCGAGCTGCACGAGCGGAGCACCTTCACGCGGCGGGCCGGGCGCTGGGTCTACGTCGACGGTGACATCGACCCGTAG
- a CDS encoding DUF6069 family protein: protein MSTTTSPPATTATSRMSTSARRLRRTLAVGVATAVGVGTWLIAVPGRGVDLSVTMAEATTQIGLGSVIVACVVAGLAGWGSLALLERLTAGAPKLWVLIAVAFTVVSLLGPVGQAQSLEAALTLGAMHLGVGAALIGLLPVRGATRTNRGR, encoded by the coding sequence ATGAGCACCACGACCTCGCCCCCAGCCACCACCGCAACATCCAGGATGTCGACCTCGGCGCGCCGGCTGCGCCGGACCCTCGCGGTCGGGGTCGCCACCGCCGTCGGGGTGGGCACCTGGCTGATCGCGGTGCCCGGCCGCGGCGTGGACCTGTCGGTGACCATGGCCGAGGCGACCACGCAGATCGGACTCGGCTCGGTCATCGTCGCGTGCGTGGTCGCCGGCCTCGCCGGATGGGGCTCCCTTGCCCTGCTCGAGCGGCTGACGGCGGGCGCCCCGAAGCTCTGGGTCCTGATCGCCGTCGCGTTCACCGTGGTCTCCCTGCTCGGCCCGGTCGGGCAGGCGCAGTCGCTGGAGGCTGCCCTCACCCTCGGCGCCATGCACCTGGGCGTCGGCGCCGCGCTGATCGGGCTGCTGCCGGTGCGCGGAGCCACCCGGACGAACCGCGGGAGGTGA
- a CDS encoding response regulator, producing the protein MTVPARDPAPIRVLMADDSTLVRAGLLALATHEGDIEVVAQAGNGREALAEARRTHPDVVLMDLRMPEMDGIEATAAIGADPGLADVRVLVLTTFDEDSDILEAIRAGASGYLLKDVAPSELRSAIRRVAAGEATLSPAVARTLMRQVADAPVQRTAPGVLDSLTEREREVLTLIGRGRSNQEVAAELFLSPATARTYASRLLSKLHARDRAQLVVLAYESGLVSPGWD; encoded by the coding sequence ATGACGGTGCCCGCCCGCGATCCCGCGCCGATCCGCGTCCTCATGGCCGACGACTCCACCCTGGTCCGCGCGGGCCTGCTCGCGCTCGCCACCCACGAGGGCGACATCGAGGTCGTCGCCCAGGCCGGCAACGGGCGTGAGGCGCTCGCCGAGGCCCGCCGCACCCACCCCGACGTCGTCCTCATGGATCTACGGATGCCCGAGATGGACGGGATCGAGGCGACCGCCGCCATCGGAGCCGACCCAGGCCTGGCCGACGTCCGCGTGCTCGTGCTGACCACGTTCGACGAGGACTCCGACATCCTCGAGGCGATCCGCGCCGGGGCGAGCGGCTACCTGCTCAAGGACGTTGCGCCGTCGGAGCTGCGGTCCGCGATCCGCAGGGTCGCCGCGGGGGAGGCGACACTCTCCCCGGCGGTGGCGCGGACGCTGATGCGCCAGGTCGCGGACGCCCCGGTGCAGCGGACCGCTCCCGGCGTGCTCGACTCCCTCACCGAGCGGGAGCGGGAGGTGCTCACGCTGATCGGCCGTGGGCGGTCGAACCAGGAGGTGGCGGCGGAACTGTTCCTCAGCCCGGCCACCGCCCGCACGTACGCGAGCCGGTTGCTGAGCAAGCTGCACGCGCGCGACCGCGCCCAGCTCGTGGTGCTCGCCTACGAGTCCGGCCTGGTCAGCCCGGGCTGGGACTGA
- a CDS encoding sensor histidine kinase, producing MRTGRPTGDVDPRVLDVLLGVGIAMGVALVILADPGRIDPAPAPAAAYLFAVGFGLLMAGRRRYPRLVLVLTVVGIFVYYAIGFPPIGIALPASAALYSAAEQGHTWWAVVLSALLTGVAAYFRIAEGQPTAYLLGYELLTNVALVAAAIALGVSVRARRQARAQAERIAALTSAEQQHRTDQRLQTERVQIARDIHDVVGHTLSVVAVHANVADEAIGHDDAAAHRAVAQIRATTAQTMGELRATVRLLRDPGTVAPGLAGLARLTDPAREAGLTVETTVDVSNGALSGAIDAAAYRIVQESLTNVLRHAHAQRVEIGARVTDGTLHLDVIDDGVGSVPAQAAGSGGHGIAGMAERATLLGGTLTAGPREGGGFAVRALLPARLDR from the coding sequence ATGCGAACCGGCAGGCCGACCGGCGACGTGGACCCCCGGGTCCTCGACGTGCTCCTCGGCGTCGGCATCGCGATGGGCGTCGCGCTCGTGATCCTGGCCGATCCGGGCCGGATCGACCCGGCCCCCGCCCCGGCTGCCGCGTACCTGTTCGCCGTCGGCTTCGGCCTGCTGATGGCGGGCCGACGGCGGTATCCACGGCTGGTCCTGGTGCTCACCGTCGTCGGCATCTTCGTCTACTACGCCATCGGCTTCCCGCCGATCGGGATCGCGCTGCCCGCCTCCGCTGCGCTGTACTCCGCCGCCGAGCAGGGCCATACCTGGTGGGCCGTCGTGCTGAGTGCCCTGCTGACCGGCGTGGCCGCCTACTTCCGCATCGCCGAGGGCCAGCCGACGGCGTACCTGCTCGGGTACGAGCTCCTCACCAACGTCGCCCTGGTCGCCGCCGCGATCGCGCTCGGGGTGAGCGTGCGAGCGCGGCGGCAGGCACGGGCCCAGGCCGAGCGCATCGCGGCGCTCACCAGCGCCGAGCAGCAGCACCGCACCGATCAGCGGCTGCAGACCGAACGGGTGCAGATCGCCCGGGACATCCATGACGTCGTTGGCCACACGCTGTCCGTGGTCGCCGTGCACGCGAACGTCGCGGACGAGGCGATCGGCCACGACGACGCGGCGGCGCACCGGGCAGTGGCCCAGATCCGGGCGACCACGGCGCAGACCATGGGGGAGTTGCGGGCGACCGTCCGGCTGCTTCGCGACCCCGGCACGGTCGCCCCCGGACTGGCCGGGTTGGCCCGGCTCACCGATCCCGCACGCGAGGCCGGACTGACGGTCGAGACCACCGTCGACGTCTCGAACGGCGCCCTCTCGGGGGCGATCGATGCCGCCGCGTACCGGATCGTCCAGGAGTCCCTGACGAACGTGCTCCGGCACGCGCACGCGCAGCGGGTCGAGATCGGCGCTCGGGTCACCGACGGCACGCTGCACCTCGACGTGATCGACGACGGCGTCGGTTCCGTTCCCGCGCAAGCGGCCGGGAGCGGTGGACACGGCATCGCCGGGATGGCCGAGCGGGCCACCCTGCTCGGCGGCACCCTGACCGCGGGCCCGCGCGAGGGTGGCGGGTTCGCCGTTCGGGCGCTGCTACCTGCGAGGCTGGACCGATGA